From the genome of Staphylococcus haemolyticus, one region includes:
- a CDS encoding glycerol-3-phosphate responsive antiterminator yields MKEYVLPAIRNMKDLEKLIKTDYKICVLLDMHIGHLKSVMALLKANQIETYIHIDLIKGMAVDEFACEYIIQTYKPKGIVSTKSKVIQKAKSLNKLTIFRVFIIDSQALSRSINLIKKVEPDFVEVLPGIAHKVVKIIDEETPSKVIAGGLINEESEIVQALDSGASYVTTSNRLLW; encoded by the coding sequence ATGAAGGAATATGTTTTACCAGCGATACGCAACATGAAAGATTTAGAGAAATTAATAAAAACAGATTATAAGATATGCGTATTATTAGATATGCATATCGGCCATTTAAAAAGTGTTATGGCATTACTTAAAGCGAATCAAATTGAAACTTATATTCATATTGATTTAATTAAAGGGATGGCTGTTGATGAATTTGCTTGTGAGTATATAATTCAAACTTATAAACCTAAAGGGATCGTTTCTACCAAATCTAAAGTAATTCAGAAGGCTAAATCGTTAAATAAGTTAACGATTTTTAGGGTGTTTATTATAGATAGCCAAGCATTAAGTAGAAGCATCAACTTAATTAAGAAGGTTGAACCAGATTTCGTTGAAGTATTACCTGGGATTGCACATAAAGTAGTTAAAATTATTGATGAAGAGACTCCTTCAAAAGTTATAGCAGGTGGTTTAATTAATGAAGAAAGTGAAATTGTACAAGCACTTGATAGCGGTGCTAGTTACGTTACAACAAGCAATCGCTTGTTATGGTAG
- a CDS encoding MIP/aquaporin family protein, which translates to MNVYLAEFIGTAILILFGGGVCANVNLKRSAGQDSDWIVIAAGWGLAVSMGAYAVGKFSGAHLNPAVSIALAMDGSFSWAQVPGYIICQMLGGIFGGVLVWLMYLPHWKATEDQGAKLGVFSTAPAIKNYFANFLSEIIGTAILCLGILFIGVNKIADGMNPLIVGGLIVAIGLSLGGPTGYAINPARDLGPRIAHAILPIAGKGGSNWGYAIVPVLGPIAGGMLGAVIYKVFYKGQFDLICAVGILLVIATLVLGLVLNKSNKSNDIESIY; encoded by the coding sequence ATGAATGTATATTTAGCAGAATTTATTGGTACTGCTATTCTAATCCTTTTCGGTGGTGGCGTTTGTGCTAACGTCAATTTAAAGCGAAGTGCTGGACAGGATTCTGATTGGATAGTAATTGCAGCAGGTTGGGGATTAGCCGTGTCAATGGGCGCATACGCAGTTGGTAAGTTTTCAGGCGCACATTTAAATCCAGCGGTTTCAATTGCTTTAGCGATGGATGGAAGTTTTAGTTGGGCTCAAGTACCTGGCTATATTATCTGTCAAATGCTTGGAGGTATCTTTGGCGGTGTATTAGTTTGGTTAATGTATTTACCACATTGGAAGGCAACTGAAGATCAGGGGGCAAAGTTAGGTGTATTCTCTACAGCACCTGCAATTAAGAATTATTTTGCAAACTTTTTAAGTGAGATTATTGGGACAGCAATCTTATGTTTAGGTATCTTATTTATTGGCGTAAATAAAATTGCGGATGGAATGAATCCACTTATTGTTGGTGGTTTAATCGTAGCTATTGGATTGAGTTTAGGTGGTCCGACTGGATATGCAATTAATCCAGCACGTGATTTAGGACCAAGAATCGCTCATGCAATATTACCAATTGCAGGCAAAGGTGGTTCTAATTGGGGATACGCGATCGTACCTGTATTAGGACCTATTGCTGGAGGTATGCTCGGAGCAGTTATATATAAAGTCTTTTATAAAGGACAATTTGATTTAATTTGTGCTGTAGGTATTTTACTAGTAATAGCAACATTAGTATTAGGTTTAGTATTAAACAAATCTAATAAATCAAATGATATTGAGTCTATATATTAA
- the mutS gene encoding DNA mismatch repair protein MutS, with translation MSNTTPMMQQYLKIKSQYQDCLLFFRLGDFYEMFFEDAKEASRVLEITLTKRDAKKENPIPMCGVPYHSANSYIETLINNGYKVAICEQMEDPKQTKGMVKREVVRVVTPGTVMEQGGMDENQNNYILSFIKQDSNYALSYCDISTGELKATQIEDEDTLINEIVTINPNEIVVNQEIDENLKKQIYLTTETITIRESISDASYEVNQLTNNHMYLATQLLLDYVYHTQKRDLSHLETAITYAAVDFMKMDYYAKRNLELTESIRLKSKKGTLLWLMDETKTPMGARRLKQWIDRPLINKERIEERLSIVESFMNHFIERDTLRGYLNQVYDIERLVGRVSYGNVNARDLIQLKHSISEIPNIKSLLESMNDVASNQFSSLEPLEDLLQVLEDSLIEEPPISIKDGGLFKQGFSKQLDEYLEASKNGKDWLAQLQAKERERTGIKSLKISFNKVFGYFIEITRANLQGFEPSKFGYHRKQTLSNAERFITDELKEKEDIILGAEDKAVDLEYQLFVRLREHIKTYTERLQKQAKIISELDCLQSFAEIAQKYNYVKPEFSDNKTLSLENSRHPVVERVMDYNDYVPNDCKLDKDNFIYLITGPNMSGKSTYMRQVAIISIMAQMGAYVPCNKAELPIFDQIFTRIGAADDLVSGKSTFMVEMLEAQKALTYATEDSLIIFDEIGRGTSTYDGLALAQAMIEYVAQTSHAKTLFSTHYHELTTLDQELPSLKNVHVAADEYQGELIFLHKVKDGAVDDSYGIQVAKLANLPDEVINRAQVILDAFEQSQNTSDNEEHSNITVLKDSASVEGFTDDDAQNANNSDKKSQTTKNAIENEFEQASFNLFDSEAMTSEIEEQIKNLNISNMTPIEALLKLSELQNQLR, from the coding sequence ATGTCTAACACGACACCGATGATGCAACAATATTTAAAAATTAAATCGCAATATCAAGATTGCTTATTATTCTTCAGATTAGGCGATTTTTATGAAATGTTTTTTGAAGATGCTAAAGAAGCTTCAAGGGTATTAGAAATTACATTAACTAAAAGAGATGCTAAAAAAGAGAATCCAATACCTATGTGTGGCGTTCCGTATCATTCCGCTAATAGCTATATTGAGACATTGATAAATAATGGTTATAAAGTAGCAATTTGTGAACAAATGGAAGATCCTAAACAAACTAAAGGTATGGTAAAACGTGAAGTAGTTAGAGTTGTAACACCTGGAACAGTTATGGAACAAGGTGGTATGGATGAAAATCAAAATAACTACATTTTAAGTTTTATTAAACAAGATAGTAACTACGCCCTTAGTTATTGTGATATTTCTACAGGAGAGTTAAAAGCCACTCAAATTGAAGATGAAGATACATTGATTAATGAAATTGTAACTATTAATCCTAATGAAATCGTTGTTAACCAAGAAATTGATGAAAATCTTAAAAAGCAAATCTATTTAACTACAGAAACTATAACAATTAGAGAATCTATTTCCGATGCAAGCTATGAAGTGAATCAATTAACTAATAATCATATGTATCTAGCAACACAACTATTACTCGATTATGTTTATCATACTCAAAAACGAGATTTGTCTCACTTAGAAACTGCAATAACGTATGCTGCAGTGGATTTTATGAAGATGGACTACTATGCTAAAAGAAATTTAGAATTAACCGAAAGTATTAGACTAAAATCTAAAAAAGGAACACTTTTATGGTTAATGGATGAAACTAAAACGCCGATGGGAGCACGTCGCCTTAAGCAATGGATAGACAGACCATTAATCAATAAAGAAAGAATTGAAGAAAGACTAAGTATAGTAGAATCATTCATGAATCACTTTATTGAGAGAGACACATTACGAGGATATTTAAATCAAGTATATGATATAGAAAGACTTGTTGGCCGTGTCAGTTATGGCAATGTCAATGCGCGTGATTTAATTCAACTTAAACATTCAATTTCAGAGATACCTAATATTAAATCTTTACTTGAAAGTATGAATGACGTAGCATCAAATCAATTTAGTTCCCTTGAACCATTAGAAGACTTATTACAAGTGTTAGAAGATAGTTTAATCGAAGAACCGCCTATTTCCATTAAAGATGGTGGTCTATTTAAACAAGGCTTTAGTAAACAATTAGATGAATACCTAGAAGCTTCTAAAAATGGAAAAGATTGGTTAGCACAATTACAAGCTAAAGAAAGAGAACGTACAGGTATTAAATCTCTTAAAATTAGTTTTAACAAAGTGTTTGGTTATTTTATAGAAATTACAAGAGCAAATTTACAAGGATTTGAACCTAGTAAATTTGGCTATCACCGTAAACAAACATTGTCCAATGCCGAACGCTTCATTACAGATGAATTGAAAGAAAAAGAAGATATTATTTTAGGTGCAGAAGATAAAGCGGTAGATCTTGAATATCAACTGTTTGTTCGACTAAGAGAACACATTAAAACATATACTGAAAGACTACAAAAACAGGCTAAAATCATTTCTGAACTTGACTGCCTACAAAGTTTTGCTGAAATTGCACAAAAATACAACTATGTTAAACCTGAATTTAGTGATAATAAAACGCTAAGCTTAGAGAACTCTCGCCATCCTGTTGTTGAACGTGTGATGGACTACAATGACTATGTACCTAATGACTGTAAATTAGATAAAGATAACTTTATATATCTAATAACTGGTCCTAACATGTCTGGTAAGTCAACTTACATGAGGCAAGTAGCAATCATAAGCATCATGGCTCAAATGGGGGCTTATGTTCCTTGTAATAAAGCAGAATTACCAATATTTGATCAAATATTCACTCGTATAGGTGCTGCAGATGATTTAGTATCAGGAAAAAGTACATTTATGGTAGAGATGTTAGAAGCACAAAAAGCATTAACTTACGCAACAGAAGATAGTTTAATAATCTTCGATGAAATTGGTAGAGGAACTTCAACATATGATGGGCTAGCGTTAGCTCAAGCAATGATTGAATATGTTGCTCAAACATCTCATGCGAAAACTTTATTCTCAACACACTATCATGAACTTACGACTTTAGATCAAGAACTACCAAGTCTTAAAAATGTTCATGTGGCTGCAGATGAATATCAAGGTGAATTAATCTTTTTACATAAAGTAAAAGATGGCGCTGTAGATGATAGTTATGGTATTCAAGTAGCGAAACTAGCTAATTTGCCAGATGAAGTTATTAACCGTGCACAAGTTATATTAGATGCTTTTGAACAAAGTCAAAATACTTCCGATAATGAAGAGCATTCTAACATTACTGTTCTTAAAGATTCAGCCTCAGTCGAAGGGTTTACAGATGATGACGCACAAAATGCAAACAACTCTGATAAAAAGTCTCAAACAACAAAGAATGCAATTGAGAATGAATTTGAGCAAGCGTCTTTCAATTTATTTGATTCTGAAGCAATGACTAGTGAAATTGAGGAACAGATTAAAAATCTTAATATATCAAACATGACGCCTATTGAAGCATTACTTAAGCTAAGTGAATTACAAAATCAATTGAGATAG
- the thiW gene encoding energy coupling factor transporter S component ThiW, with the protein MNNRKLTLTALLIATNVVLSSIIIIPLGPVKAAPVQHFINVLCAVFVGPWYGLAQALISSIIRNLFGTGSFFAFPGSMIGVLLASVFYMYRKHIFMAAVGEVIGTGIIGSLLCIPMAWVLGMQDFFVKPLMIAFIISSFIGAAISYFLLIMLKKRGLLDRFKK; encoded by the coding sequence ATGAACAATAGAAAATTGACACTTACTGCACTGTTAATTGCCACTAATGTTGTATTAAGCAGTATCATTATCATACCATTAGGTCCTGTCAAAGCAGCACCTGTTCAACATTTCATCAATGTGTTATGTGCAGTATTTGTAGGACCATGGTACGGTTTAGCCCAAGCATTAATTTCATCAATCATAAGAAATTTATTTGGTACTGGTAGTTTTTTTGCATTTCCTGGAAGTATGATTGGCGTGCTATTGGCTAGTGTGTTCTATATGTATAGAAAACATATCTTTATGGCTGCTGTTGGTGAAGTGATTGGTACAGGCATTATAGGAAGTCTTTTATGTATACCAATGGCCTGGGTTTTAGGTATGCAAGATTTCTTCGTCAAACCCTTAATGATAGCGTTTATTATTTCAAGTTTTATCGGAGCTGCAATTAGTTATTTCTTACTTATAATGTTGAAAAAGAGAGGATTACTAGATAGATTTAAAAAATAA
- the mutL gene encoding DNA mismatch repair endonuclease MutL codes for MGKIKELQTSLANKIAAGEVVERPSSVVKELLENAIDAKSTEINIEVEQSGISSIRVVDNGTGIEQDDLDLVFHRHATSKLDADDDLFHIRTLGFRGEALASISSVAKVTLKTCTDSENGHEIYAENGEILSRKPAKAKKGTDITVSSLFYNTPARLKYIKSLYTELGKITDIVNRMAMSHPYIRISLISDGKTLLKTNGSGKTNEVMSEIYGIKVAKDLVHIQGDTSDYHLEGFVAKPEHSRSNKHYISIFINGRYIKNFVLNKAIIEGYHTLLTIGRYPICYLNIEMDPILVDVNVHPTKLEVRLSKEEQLYQLIVEKIRYAFKDRILIPQNDLDRTPKKNKVLNQFEQQKLDFERRQQNSNQDKTNSHYYGMSESKLQNPNLEKNDLDNNELINESTENFVHNNKRSDDKDYFQIQKEILNDLDNGDASLLNDESTNDSEEVVTEQSNNDEASSKTYQTLYSKQDNNDIKGKVSNTPSRRVPYMEVVGQVHGTYIIAQNENGMFMIDQHAAQERIKYEYFREKIGEVTNEVQDLLIPLTFHFSKDEQMIIDQYQDELDKVGVHLEHFGGHDYIVNSYPVWFPKAEAEEIIQDMVELVLNDKKVNVKKMREDAAIMMSCKKSIKANHYLKNNEMADLIDQLREAEDPFTCPHGRPIIINFSNYELEKLFKRVM; via the coding sequence ATGGGCAAAATTAAAGAACTACAAACCTCTTTAGCTAATAAAATAGCAGCAGGTGAAGTAGTAGAGCGTCCAAGCTCAGTTGTGAAAGAATTACTAGAAAATGCAATCGATGCTAAATCGACAGAAATTAATATTGAGGTAGAACAATCAGGTATATCCTCAATTAGAGTAGTAGATAACGGTACTGGAATAGAACAAGATGATTTAGATTTAGTGTTTCATAGACATGCCACGAGTAAATTGGATGCCGATGACGATTTATTTCATATCAGAACGTTAGGATTTCGTGGTGAGGCATTAGCAAGTATATCTTCAGTTGCTAAAGTCACACTTAAAACTTGCACTGATAGTGAAAATGGACATGAAATCTATGCAGAAAACGGAGAGATTTTAAGTCGTAAACCTGCTAAAGCTAAAAAAGGTACAGATATAACTGTTTCATCACTTTTCTACAATACACCAGCTCGCTTAAAATATATTAAAAGCTTATACACAGAGTTAGGTAAAATTACAGATATTGTGAATCGAATGGCAATGAGTCATCCTTATATACGAATTTCTTTAATATCTGATGGTAAAACGTTATTAAAAACTAATGGTTCAGGTAAAACAAATGAAGTTATGTCAGAGATTTATGGTATAAAAGTAGCAAAAGATTTAGTGCATATTCAAGGTGATACAAGTGATTATCACCTTGAAGGCTTTGTGGCTAAGCCAGAACACTCAAGAAGTAATAAACATTATATTTCAATTTTTATCAATGGACGATATATTAAGAATTTTGTACTTAATAAAGCTATTATTGAAGGGTATCATACATTACTGACAATAGGACGCTACCCGATATGCTATTTAAACATAGAAATGGATCCTATATTAGTAGATGTGAATGTCCATCCAACTAAACTAGAAGTAAGATTATCTAAAGAAGAGCAATTATATCAATTAATCGTTGAGAAAATTCGATATGCTTTCAAGGATAGAATTTTAATTCCTCAGAACGATTTGGATAGAACACCTAAAAAAAATAAAGTCTTAAATCAATTTGAACAACAAAAATTAGACTTTGAAAGAAGACAACAGAATTCAAATCAAGACAAAACAAATTCTCATTATTATGGTATGAGTGAATCTAAATTACAAAATCCAAATTTAGAAAAAAACGATTTAGATAATAATGAGTTAATTAATGAAAGTACGGAAAATTTCGTACATAATAATAAACGTTCAGATGACAAAGATTACTTCCAAATTCAAAAAGAAATTTTGAATGACTTAGACAATGGTGATGCATCATTATTAAATGACGAATCTACAAACGATTCAGAAGAAGTTGTAACTGAACAAAGCAATAATGATGAAGCGTCATCAAAAACTTATCAAACATTATACAGTAAGCAAGATAATAATGATATTAAAGGTAAAGTAAGTAACACACCATCTCGACGAGTTCCATATATGGAAGTCGTAGGACAAGTGCATGGCACTTATATCATTGCTCAAAATGAGAATGGCATGTTTATGATAGATCAGCATGCTGCACAAGAACGTATCAAATATGAATATTTTAGAGAAAAAATTGGCGAAGTGACTAATGAAGTTCAAGATTTATTAATACCACTGACATTCCACTTTTCAAAAGATGAACAAATGATTATTGATCAATATCAAGATGAATTAGATAAAGTGGGTGTTCATTTAGAGCACTTTGGCGGTCATGATTATATCGTTAATAGTTACCCAGTTTGGTTCCCAAAAGCTGAAGCTGAAGAAATTATTCAAGATATGGTTGAGTTAGTATTAAACGATAAAAAAGTAAATGTTAAAAAAATGCGTGAAGATGCTGCCATCATGATGAGTTGCAAAAAATCTATAAAGGCAAATCACTATTTAAAAAATAATGAAATGGCGGATTTGATTGATCAGTTACGTGAAGCAGAAGATCCATTCACTTGTCCTCATGGCAGACCTATAATCATCAATTTCTCAAATTATGAACTTGAAAAACTATTTAAACGTGTAATGTAG